Proteins encoded in a region of the Pigmentiphaga litoralis genome:
- a CDS encoding DUF2946 family protein, whose protein sequence is MTTLPSVRRVAWLALLAALMHVLLPAAHAMSGGGLTQGQAAGTTIPAAFCLSPGSPLESLLQDAPAPSHDTTAAMCPLCIAGAMAAVLPPAPELAATARTLSYLLAQRAVDVPAPGVVLLSFLSRGPPAQG, encoded by the coding sequence TTGACGACCCTCCCGTCCGTTCGTCGCGTGGCCTGGCTGGCACTGCTTGCCGCGCTGATGCACGTGCTGCTGCCGGCCGCGCATGCGATGTCAGGGGGTGGTCTGACGCAAGGCCAGGCAGCGGGAACCACGATTCCGGCCGCATTTTGCCTGTCGCCCGGATCGCCGCTGGAAAGCCTGCTGCAAGACGCGCCTGCACCGTCGCACGACACCACCGCGGCAATGTGCCCGCTCTGTATCGCGGGGGCCATGGCCGCCGTGCTGCCCCCAGCACCGGAGCTTGCGGCGACCGCCCGCACGTTGTCCTACCTGCTTGCGCAACGGGCTGTCGACGTACCGGCGCCCGGCGTGGTCCTGCTGTCCTTCCTGTCCAGAGGCCCGCCAGCCCAGGGGTAA
- a CDS encoding copper chaperone PCu(A)C, giving the protein MTLRTFTLTALLLGTLTTSAFAHGYKAGEIDIGHPWARATVPGQPAGGGFLKLDNHGKDDKLLAVRSDVSATAEIHTMETTDNIMRMRQVDGVAVPAGKTVEFAPGGYHIMFMQLKAPLKQGSSFPATLVFEKAGEVKVDFKVEAINFNTQGKAAAGGHQHH; this is encoded by the coding sequence ATGACGCTGCGTACCTTTACCCTGACCGCCCTGCTTCTGGGCACCCTGACCACCTCCGCCTTCGCCCACGGCTACAAGGCTGGCGAGATCGACATCGGCCATCCCTGGGCCCGCGCGACCGTGCCCGGCCAGCCGGCTGGCGGCGGCTTCCTGAAGCTGGACAACCACGGCAAGGACGACAAGCTGCTGGCTGTGCGGTCCGACGTGTCGGCCACGGCCGAAATCCACACCATGGAAACGACAGACAACATCATGCGCATGCGGCAGGTCGACGGCGTGGCCGTGCCGGCGGGCAAGACAGTGGAATTTGCACCGGGCGGCTATCACATCATGTTCATGCAGCTGAAGGCCCCCCTGAAACAGGGCAGCTCCTTTCCGGCCACGCTGGTCTTTGAAAAGGCGGGCGAAGTGAAGGTCGATTTCAAGGTGGAGGCCATCAACTTCAATACCCAGGGCAAAGCAGCAGCCGGGGGTCACCAGCACCACTGA
- a CDS encoding YncE family protein: MHLARFALLGSVAFALNAFAAAPAAVPAPAAAAATKPAPTAPIIVLNSLDANLSLIDPVTYQETGRIPTGKEPHHLYLTPDEKSVIVANASSDSLTLVDPRTGKFQRTITGIVDPYHLRFSPDMKWFITAANRLDHIDIYRWQPLPTGGFDLKLAKRVPAGKTPSHINTDSKSTTAYVSLQDSDQMIAIDLATQTPKWTIPVGKMPADLFVSPDDKFLFLALTGDSFVEVYDLTVSPAKLVKKIQTAAGAHAFRAQGDKRHVFVSNRVANSISRIDMQTQTVVDTFHAPGGPDCMDVLADGKTLLVTSRWAKKLTVIDLDTKKVVRQVNVGRSPHGVWTLDHVPLR, encoded by the coding sequence CTGCACCTTGCCCGTTTTGCCCTGCTCGGCAGTGTCGCCTTCGCGCTGAACGCGTTTGCCGCCGCCCCTGCCGCCGTCCCTGCTCCTGCCGCTGCCGCGGCGACCAAGCCCGCTCCCACCGCCCCCATCATTGTCCTGAATTCGCTGGATGCGAACCTGAGCCTGATCGACCCGGTCACCTATCAGGAAACCGGGCGCATCCCGACAGGCAAGGAACCGCATCACCTGTACCTGACGCCCGACGAAAAGTCGGTGATCGTTGCCAATGCGTCGAGCGATTCGCTGACGCTGGTCGACCCGCGCACGGGCAAGTTCCAGCGCACCATTACCGGCATCGTCGACCCGTATCACCTGCGCTTTTCGCCGGACATGAAGTGGTTCATTACCGCCGCGAACCGCCTGGACCATATCGACATTTACCGGTGGCAGCCGCTGCCGACGGGCGGCTTCGATCTGAAGCTGGCCAAGCGCGTGCCGGCCGGCAAGACACCCAGCCACATCAACACCGACAGCAAAAGCACGACGGCGTATGTGTCCCTGCAGGATAGCGACCAGATGATCGCGATCGACCTGGCTACGCAGACGCCCAAGTGGACGATCCCGGTGGGCAAGATGCCCGCCGACCTGTTCGTGTCCCCCGATGACAAGTTCCTGTTCCTGGCCCTGACCGGTGACAGCTTTGTCGAGGTCTATGACCTGACCGTGTCGCCCGCCAAGCTCGTCAAGAAGATCCAGACGGCCGCCGGCGCGCATGCGTTCCGGGCGCAGGGCGACAAGCGTCACGTGTTCGTCAGCAATCGCGTGGCCAACAGCATCAGCCGCATCGACATGCAGACGCAGACGGTGGTCGACACCTTCCATGCCCCGGGTGGCCCGGATTGCATGGACGTGCTGGCCGACGGCAAGACGCTGCTGGTGACATCGCGCTGGGCCAAGAAATTGACCGTGATCGACCTGGACACCAAGAAAGTGGTGCGCCAGGTGAACGTGGGCCGTTCGCCGCACGGCGTCTGGACGCTGGATCATGTTCCGCTCCGTTAG
- a CDS encoding polysaccharide deacetylase family protein has translation MFRSVRRVSLALAATGLVASTAFAADCDKPVYLTFDTGHMGVAPLIADVLKRNDVKVTFFLANERTQTEGGSLDDQWAPWWKARAAEGHLFGSHTYDHVYWLADQAGGTFRMKPSAGPNAGQTRQWTSAEYCAELDKVATRFKAMTGQKLSPLFRAPGGKQSPALLAAAKSCGYSHVGWAEAGFLGDELPSKAYPNKALLDRALQRIRPGDILLAHLGIWSRQDPWAPAVLEPLIVGLKNKGFCFATLKTHPAYREWLKTNG, from the coding sequence ATGTTCCGCTCCGTTAGACGGGTCAGTCTGGCCCTGGCCGCGACGGGCCTGGTCGCCAGCACGGCGTTTGCGGCCGACTGCGACAAGCCCGTCTACCTGACCTTCGACACCGGGCACATGGGCGTCGCGCCCCTGATCGCCGACGTGCTGAAGCGCAACGACGTGAAAGTGACGTTCTTTCTGGCGAACGAACGCACCCAGACCGAGGGCGGCAGCCTGGATGACCAGTGGGCGCCGTGGTGGAAGGCGCGCGCGGCCGAAGGCCACCTGTTCGGGTCGCACACCTACGACCACGTGTACTGGCTGGCCGACCAGGCCGGCGGCACCTTTCGCATGAAGCCGAGCGCCGGCCCGAATGCCGGGCAGACCCGCCAGTGGACATCGGCGGAATATTGCGCCGAGCTGGACAAGGTCGCGACGCGCTTCAAGGCGATGACCGGCCAGAAACTGAGTCCGCTGTTCCGTGCGCCGGGTGGCAAGCAGTCGCCCGCGCTGCTGGCGGCGGCCAAAAGCTGCGGCTACAGCCATGTCGGCTGGGCCGAAGCGGGCTTTCTCGGAGACGAGTTGCCCAGCAAGGCCTATCCGAACAAAGCCCTGCTGGACCGCGCGCTGCAGCGCATCCGGCCGGGCGATATCCTGTTGGCGCACCTGGGCATCTGGTCGCGTCAGGACCCCTGGGCACCTGCTGTGCTCGAGCCCCTGATTGTCGGCCTGAAGAACAAGGGCTTCTGTTTTGCCACGCTGAAAACCCATCCCGCCTATCGGGAGTGGCTCAAGACAAACGGTTGA
- a CDS encoding sterol desaturase family protein, with protein MDTITDLFSAAQQWLFEAAIQPLLFAMGMGNLVEDAFDATMWLLVGVIQIVVLIAVIAPMQRWKPVEQVTDHRGIRLDMIYTVIHRLGIFRVALFFAIDPLWNAMFGSLHVMGLSSFQLDQLWPGVTDGPIASLLLYLLLFDLLGYLFHRAVHSYRWLWALHSVHHSQRQMTMWSDDRNHLLEDLLHDTMLVIASQLIGVAPGQFVAIVAISNLIESFSHANVRVSFGRIGEKLIVGPRFHRLHHAIGLGHESRGRRLGGHNFAVLFPIWDILFGTAHFGGNYEATGIRDQLPEEGGREYGQGFFAQQWLGLKRMVGRG; from the coding sequence ATGGACACGATCACTGACCTTTTTTCCGCCGCCCAGCAATGGCTGTTCGAAGCGGCCATCCAGCCCCTGCTGTTTGCCATGGGCATGGGCAATCTTGTCGAAGACGCCTTTGACGCCACGATGTGGCTGCTGGTGGGCGTGATCCAGATCGTGGTGCTGATCGCGGTGATCGCACCCATGCAGCGCTGGAAGCCCGTGGAACAGGTGACCGACCACCGCGGCATCCGTCTCGACATGATCTACACGGTCATCCACCGGCTGGGCATCTTCCGCGTTGCCCTGTTCTTTGCTATCGACCCGTTGTGGAATGCGATGTTCGGCAGCCTGCACGTCATGGGGCTGTCGTCATTCCAGCTGGATCAACTGTGGCCCGGCGTGACCGATGGCCCGATCGCCAGCCTGCTGCTGTACCTGTTGCTGTTCGATCTGCTGGGCTATCTGTTCCACCGCGCGGTGCACAGCTACCGGTGGCTGTGGGCGCTGCATTCGGTGCACCACAGCCAGCGCCAGATGACGATGTGGAGCGATGACCGCAACCATCTGCTCGAAGACCTGCTGCACGACACGATGCTGGTGATTGCCTCGCAACTGATTGGCGTGGCGCCCGGCCAGTTCGTGGCGATCGTTGCGATCAGCAACCTGATCGAAAGCTTTTCGCATGCCAATGTGCGCGTGAGCTTTGGCCGCATCGGCGAAAAGCTGATCGTGGGGCCACGTTTTCACCGTCTGCATCACGCCATCGGGCTGGGCCACGAATCGCGCGGCCGCCGCCTGGGCGGGCATAACTTCGCGGTGCTGTTCCCGATCTGGGACATTCTGTTTGGCACGGCGCACTTTGGTGGCAACTACGAAGCCACCGGCATTCGCGACCAGCTGCCGGAAGAAGGCGGCCGCGAGTACGGCCAGGGATTCTTTGCCCAGCAGTGGCTGGGGCTGAAACGGATGGTGGGACGGGGCTGA
- a CDS encoding SCO family protein, whose product MPLPVTRRRVLRTALAATLLPSLAALAACAKKVEYHGIDLSQATFATDFKLKDPAGKERTLADFPNKVVMVFFGFTQCPDVCPTALARAVEMRGIMGADADKVQVVFITIDPERDTPEILKAYTEAFDPTFLGLRGDLAETKATADAFKVFYQKVPTGSSYTMDHTSLTYVFDQKGKLRLALRHDQSAQECASDIKTLMETA is encoded by the coding sequence ATGCCTTTACCCGTTACCCGCCGCCGCGTGTTGCGCACCGCTCTGGCGGCCACGCTGCTTCCGTCGCTGGCCGCGCTGGCCGCATGTGCCAAGAAGGTCGAATACCACGGCATCGACCTGTCGCAGGCCACCTTTGCCACCGACTTCAAGCTGAAGGACCCGGCGGGCAAGGAACGGACGCTGGCCGACTTCCCGAACAAGGTCGTGATGGTGTTTTTCGGATTCACGCAGTGTCCGGACGTGTGTCCGACGGCATTGGCGCGCGCGGTCGAGATGCGCGGGATCATGGGCGCCGATGCCGACAAGGTGCAGGTGGTGTTCATCACCATCGACCCGGAGCGCGATACGCCCGAGATTCTGAAGGCCTATACCGAAGCCTTTGACCCGACCTTCCTGGGCCTGCGCGGCGACCTGGCCGAAACCAAGGCTACCGCCGACGCGTTCAAGGTGTTCTATCAGAAGGTGCCCACGGGCAGCTCCTACACCATGGACCACACGTCATTGACCTACGTGTTCGACCAGAAGGGCAAGCTGCGCCTGGCGCTGCGCCACGACCAGAGCGCGCAAGAATGCGCGTCGGACATCAAGACACTGATGGAAACGGCGTAA
- a CDS encoding ABC transporter substrate-binding protein — MPHRRTFIAALIATACASVAWAAPAAAADQVIRVGTLKLIHAITPYFYEKFTPAGYKIEVVPFETPTDGKNAVVTKSVDFGAFGLAAATLGGAAGEPVVIIGAQCNRGMAIVGRADAPANSVKTLKGKKIGILPGSTQEVVFLDRLKQEGMTIKDVQSVRLSFSEMPTAMERGDIDAYVGAEPGPSISVGRGVGKVIEFPYNTPTGSVNMVMTTHADTVKAKPELIKVFLDIHRKATEYAMSNRSAFIEMSSAKLGIPAKVVEVAAPNVELTWKIDDDWTTRAKYYGAQMLDKKQIRQLPNYATFIDTTFIQQVAATK; from the coding sequence GTGCCCCACCGCAGAACCTTCATTGCCGCACTTATCGCCACCGCTTGCGCCTCCGTGGCCTGGGCCGCTCCCGCCGCCGCCGCCGACCAGGTCATACGGGTCGGCACGCTCAAGCTGATCCACGCGATCACCCCCTACTTCTATGAGAAGTTCACGCCCGCCGGCTACAAGATCGAGGTGGTCCCGTTCGAGACGCCCACCGATGGCAAGAACGCCGTGGTGACCAAGTCCGTGGACTTTGGCGCGTTCGGACTGGCGGCTGCCACCCTGGGCGGCGCAGCGGGCGAGCCCGTCGTGATCATTGGCGCGCAGTGCAATCGCGGCATGGCGATCGTGGGCCGGGCCGATGCGCCGGCCAATTCGGTCAAGACGCTCAAGGGCAAGAAGATCGGGATCCTGCCAGGCTCGACGCAGGAAGTGGTCTTCCTGGATCGATTGAAGCAGGAAGGCATGACGATCAAGGACGTGCAGTCGGTGCGCCTGTCGTTCAGCGAAATGCCGACGGCCATGGAACGCGGCGACATCGACGCGTACGTGGGCGCGGAACCGGGCCCGTCGATCAGCGTGGGCCGCGGCGTCGGCAAGGTGATCGAATTCCCGTACAACACGCCGACCGGGTCGGTGAACATGGTCATGACGACGCATGCGGATACCGTCAAGGCCAAGCCGGAACTGATCAAGGTCTTTCTGGACATCCACCGCAAGGCCACCGAATACGCGATGTCGAACCGCAGCGCATTCATCGAGATGTCGTCCGCCAAACTGGGCATTCCGGCCAAGGTCGTGGAAGTGGCCGCGCCCAACGTGGAACTGACCTGGAAGATCGACGACGACTGGACCACGCGCGCCAAGTATTACGGCGCGCAGATGCTGGACAAAAAGCAGATCCGACAGCTGCCGAACTATGCCACGTTCATTGATACGACCTTTATCCAGCAGGTCGCGGCGACGAAATAA
- a CDS encoding ABC transporter permease — translation MASLPTPPAGAALPLPDSNEAADTGTRRTAAGTLRRVVTPWLLPLGLLIAWDLAVRLTRTQLIPLPYDVARMLVDFTVGGVYDDAFSETLPLHVWKSVTRVYGGFFAAALVGIPLGLLIGRIKLVRDVVDPTLQLLRPVPVTAWLPLSMIFFGLGPNAAIFLVFLGAFYPIVFNTTFGVRAVDHRLFEASAMLGCSGPAMFRQVVLPAALPSILNGLRLGHGFAWILIVVGEMTGVPEGLGAVIMDGRMLSRTDLVIAGMIVIGLAGFLTDRVLVMVNNRLLKWSPQHHV, via the coding sequence ATGGCCAGCCTTCCGACCCCACCCGCAGGCGCCGCCCTGCCCCTGCCCGACAGCAACGAGGCGGCCGATACCGGCACCCGGCGGACGGCGGCCGGCACGCTGCGGCGTGTCGTGACGCCGTGGCTGTTGCCGCTGGGCCTGCTGATTGCCTGGGACCTGGCGGTCCGGCTGACGCGCACGCAGTTGATCCCGTTGCCCTATGACGTGGCGCGCATGCTGGTCGACTTCACGGTGGGCGGGGTCTACGACGACGCCTTCAGCGAAACGCTGCCGCTGCATGTGTGGAAGTCGGTCACGCGGGTCTATGGCGGCTTCTTTGCGGCGGCGCTGGTGGGCATTCCACTGGGCCTGCTGATCGGCCGCATCAAGCTCGTGCGGGACGTGGTCGACCCCACCCTGCAGTTGCTACGGCCGGTGCCGGTCACGGCCTGGCTGCCCCTGTCGATGATCTTTTTCGGCCTGGGCCCGAACGCCGCGATCTTCCTGGTGTTCCTGGGCGCGTTCTACCCGATCGTCTTCAACACGACTTTCGGGGTGCGCGCCGTGGACCACCGCCTGTTCGAAGCGTCGGCCATGCTGGGCTGCAGTGGCCCGGCCATGTTCCGCCAGGTGGTGCTGCCGGCGGCCTTGCCGTCGATCCTGAACGGCCTGCGGCTGGGCCACGGCTTTGCGTGGATCCTGATCGTGGTCGGCGAAATGACTGGCGTGCCCGAAGGCCTGGGCGCGGTGATCATGGACGGGCGCATGCTGTCGCGAACTGACCTGGTGATTGCCGGCATGATCGTGATCGGCCTGGCCGGCTTCCTGACCGACCGTGTGCTGGTGATGGTGAACAACCGATTGCTCAAATGGAGTCCGCAACATCATGTCTGA
- a CDS encoding ABC transporter ATP-binding protein, whose translation MSDSDLRRKPLPILSIEGVSKRFSVGGKTVQALASVDLRIDKGEFVCLIGASGCGKSTLLRIMAGFETTSSGKVSMYGAPITGPGPERGMVFQDYGLFPWLTVKENIGFGPKQRHLPKAKLDEIAAHYTDMVGLSAFADYYPGQLSGGMKQRVAIARVLANDCEVLLMDEPFGALDALTREKLQQDLLEIWARTKVTVVFVTHAVEEAVLMSDRVVVMTAGPGRIEEDIPLLLPRPREVSEPGFNDVRRSITQRLSSHVASKAPVVVQAGVAVPAGVTS comes from the coding sequence ATGTCTGACAGCGACCTCCGCAGAAAGCCCCTGCCCATTCTTTCCATCGAGGGCGTGAGCAAACGTTTTTCGGTCGGCGGCAAGACCGTGCAAGCCCTGGCCTCGGTCGACCTGCGCATCGACAAGGGGGAATTCGTGTGCCTGATCGGGGCCTCTGGCTGCGGCAAGTCCACCCTGCTGCGCATCATGGCCGGCTTCGAGACGACCTCGTCGGGCAAGGTCAGCATGTATGGCGCACCGATTACCGGCCCCGGCCCGGAACGAGGCATGGTCTTCCAGGACTACGGCCTGTTCCCGTGGCTGACCGTGAAAGAAAATATCGGCTTCGGCCCCAAACAGCGGCATCTGCCCAAGGCAAAACTGGACGAGATCGCCGCGCATTACACCGACATGGTGGGCCTGTCGGCCTTTGCCGATTACTACCCGGGCCAGTTGTCGGGTGGGATGAAGCAGCGCGTGGCCATCGCGCGCGTGCTGGCCAATGATTGCGAAGTGCTGTTGATGGACGAGCCCTTCGGCGCGCTGGATGCGCTGACGCGCGAAAAGCTGCAACAGGACTTGCTGGAGATCTGGGCACGGACGAAAGTGACGGTGGTGTTCGTGACGCATGCCGTCGAAGAAGCGGTGCTGATGTCCGACCGGGTGGTCGTCATGACAGCCGGACCGGGCCGCATCGAAGAGGACATTCCCCTGCTGCTGCCGCGGCCGCGTGAGGTGTCCGAACCGGGCTTCAATGACGTCAGGCGCAGCATTACGCAGCGCCTGAGCAGCCATGTGGCGTCGAAGGCGCCGGTGGTGGTGCAAGCCGGCGTTGCGGTGCCGGCCGGGGTGACGTCATGA
- a CDS encoding alpha/beta hydrolase — MADLDRRSAELRAAYPDYLNLAYGPAPRNRIDYFASGRPGPLLVFIHGGYWQMRHKDTFSALAAGPLAHGMHVAMVGYTLAPDATLAQIVDECRRAVAWLGDHAPTFGGDAEHMIVSGWSAGGHLAAMCLDEPGVHSALAISGIYDLEPVRMNYLNDKLGLTPADERALSPLHLPLSPKSLVLAYGGAELPELQRQSEVFEAARAHLPGHIACLPGLNHFTILDELVSPTGALTRKVRKLAALI, encoded by the coding sequence ATGGCCGATCTGGACCGGCGCAGCGCGGAACTGCGCGCCGCCTATCCGGATTACCTGAACCTGGCCTACGGCCCGGCGCCGCGCAACCGGATCGACTACTTTGCGTCGGGCCGGCCGGGTCCGCTGCTGGTTTTCATCCATGGCGGCTATTGGCAGATGCGCCACAAGGATACGTTCAGTGCACTGGCGGCCGGGCCGTTGGCGCACGGGATGCATGTGGCGATGGTGGGCTACACCCTGGCGCCGGACGCGACGCTGGCGCAGATTGTGGACGAGTGCCGGCGGGCGGTGGCGTGGCTGGGGGATCATGCGCCGACGTTTGGGGGCGATGCGGAACATATGATCGTGTCGGGATGGTCGGCGGGGGGGCATCTGGCGGCGATGTGCCTGGATGAGCCGGGGGTGCACAGCGCACTGGCGATCAGTGGCATTTATGATCTTGAGCCGGTGCGGATGAATTATCTGAATGACAAGTTGGGGCTGACGCCGGCGGATGAACGGGCACTGAGTCCGCTGCATTTGCCGTTGAGTCCGAAGTCGCTGGTGTTGGCGTATGGCGGGGCGGAGTTGCCGGAACTGCAGCGCCAGTCGGAGGTGTTCGAGGCGGCGCGGGCGCATTTGCCGGGGCATATTGCGTGTTTGCCTGGGTTGAATCATTTTACGATTCTTGATGAGTTGGTGAGTCCTACGGGGGCGTTGACGCGGAAGGTTCGGAAGTTGGCGGCTTTGATTTAG
- a CDS encoding methyltransferase, translated as MHASSPTLIWQESDEAHTARWRSEAGNVPPKRVVVADDTTPADTAYRLACEGTALLWRGDFQNARQLLQAMGRRIDRKPRKKVAGSPADAFHAHRQAQGQRARTLGMLLLPMDGDYGIPLRRAPDVRLACREAYGEPDGQPSVVSMREVLGLVGAHEWRKKGVPIAALGDRIHPWYGVFAPVRGEYIQLVDRAPLPSTTLAFDIGTGTGVLAAVLARRGVQRVVATDQDARALACATENLTRLGLAAQVDVVEADLFPAGQAPLIVCNPPWVPARPSSPIEYAVYDPESRMLRGFLAGLRAHLTAGGEGWLILSDLAEHLGLRSRAELDGWIADAGLTVLGRIDTRPQHGKASDPDDPLHAARSVEVTSLWRLGAAADAARPAA; from the coding sequence ATGCACGCCTCCTCACCCACCCTCATCTGGCAGGAATCCGACGAAGCGCATACCGCGCGGTGGCGGTCCGAGGCGGGGAATGTGCCGCCCAAGCGGGTGGTGGTGGCGGACGACACGACGCCAGCGGATACGGCGTACCGGTTGGCGTGTGAAGGCACGGCCTTGTTGTGGCGCGGGGACTTTCAGAACGCGCGGCAGTTGCTGCAGGCCATGGGCCGGCGCATCGACCGGAAGCCGCGCAAGAAAGTGGCGGGGTCGCCAGCGGATGCGTTTCATGCGCATCGTCAGGCCCAGGGGCAGCGGGCGCGCACCTTGGGCATGTTGCTGTTGCCCATGGATGGCGATTACGGGATTCCGCTGCGGCGTGCGCCGGACGTGCGGCTGGCGTGTCGCGAGGCGTATGGCGAGCCGGATGGGCAGCCGTCGGTGGTGTCCATGCGCGAAGTGCTGGGCCTGGTCGGCGCGCACGAATGGCGCAAGAAAGGCGTGCCGATTGCGGCGCTGGGCGATCGGATCCACCCCTGGTATGGCGTGTTCGCGCCAGTGCGCGGCGAATATATCCAGCTGGTCGATCGGGCGCCGCTGCCGTCCACGACGCTGGCGTTCGATATCGGGACGGGCACGGGCGTGCTGGCGGCGGTGTTGGCGCGGCGTGGGGTGCAGCGGGTCGTCGCGACCGATCAGGATGCGCGGGCGTTGGCGTGCGCAACCGAGAATCTGACGCGGCTGGGGTTGGCGGCGCAGGTGGACGTGGTCGAGGCCGACCTGTTCCCCGCCGGCCAGGCGCCGCTGATTGTCTGCAATCCGCCGTGGGTGCCGGCGCGGCCAAGTTCGCCGATCGAATATGCCGTCTATGACCCCGAAAGCCGGATGTTGCGCGGCTTTCTGGCCGGGCTGCGGGCGCATCTGACGGCCGGGGGCGAAGGCTGGCTGATTCTGTCCGACCTGGCTGAACATCTGGGGCTGCGGTCGCGCGCCGAATTGGACGGCTGGATTGCCGATGCCGGACTGACCGTGCTGGGACGCATCGACACCCGGCCGCAGCATGGCAAGGCGAGTGATCCGGACGACCCGCTGCATGCCGCGCGGTCGGTGGAAGTGACGTCCTTGTGGCGGCTGGGCGCGGCCGCCGATGCTGCGCGACCGGCTGCCTGA
- a CDS encoding YgjP-like metallopeptidase domain-containing protein, which yields MKYLASYSPELLDQVRQLIEQNRLGDYLQKKYPERHAIQTDKALYEYVLDLKTTYLRSAPPVHKVAYDSKLDVIHRALGLHTAISRVQGGKLKAKKEIRVASVFKEGPPEFLRMIAVHELAHLKEHDHNKAFYRLCDSMQPGYAQLEFDLRLYLTHRDLVGKTRAE from the coding sequence ATGAAATATCTCGCTTCGTATTCGCCTGAATTGCTGGACCAGGTGCGTCAGTTGATCGAGCAGAATCGGCTGGGGGATTACCTGCAAAAAAAGTATCCGGAACGGCACGCAATCCAGACCGACAAGGCCTTGTACGAATATGTGCTGGACCTGAAGACGACCTATTTGCGCAGCGCGCCGCCGGTCCACAAGGTGGCCTATGACAGCAAGCTGGATGTAATCCATCGGGCGCTTGGTTTGCACACCGCGATATCTCGCGTGCAAGGCGGCAAGCTCAAGGCCAAGAAAGAAATCAGGGTGGCGTCGGTATTCAAGGAAGGCCCGCCCGAATTCTTGCGGATGATCGCCGTACACGAACTGGCGCACCTGAAAGAGCATGATCACAACAAGGCGTTCTATCGGCTCTGCGACAGCATGCAGCCGGGGTACGCGCAGCTGGAATTTGATCTGCGGCTATACCTGACACATCGTGATCTGGTGGGCAAGACGCGCGCGGAATGA
- a CDS encoding IMPACT family protein, with amino-acid sequence MPVYTLADIATHREEIRKSRFIAQAAPVTTPDAAMAFIAAHSDATANHNCWAWRIGSAYRFHDAGEPGGTAGRPILAAIEGQECDRVVVVVTRWFGGILLGAGGLMRAYGGCAATCLRLATKVAIVDQIVLTLACTFAEMPVLRARLREHAAELEAENFTGEGAVWQVRLPRERAATWAAMVSDLTRGRVQLAEQIKRAT; translated from the coding sequence ATGCCCGTATACACCCTGGCCGACATCGCTACCCACCGCGAAGAGATCCGCAAAAGCCGGTTCATTGCCCAAGCCGCGCCGGTCACCACGCCCGACGCCGCCATGGCCTTCATCGCCGCGCATTCGGATGCCACGGCCAACCATAACTGCTGGGCCTGGCGCATCGGATCGGCCTACCGTTTTCACGATGCCGGCGAACCGGGCGGCACCGCCGGCCGCCCCATCCTGGCGGCCATCGAAGGTCAGGAATGCGATCGGGTCGTGGTCGTCGTCACGCGCTGGTTCGGCGGCATCCTGCTTGGCGCGGGCGGACTCATGCGCGCATACGGCGGCTGCGCGGCAACCTGCCTGCGGCTGGCCACCAAGGTTGCCATCGTCGACCAGATCGTGTTGACCCTGGCCTGCACCTTTGCCGAGATGCCCGTGCTGCGCGCGCGGCTGCGTGAGCATGCGGCGGAACTGGAAGCGGAAAATTTCACGGGTGAAGGCGCCGTGTGGCAAGTGCGCCTGCCGCGTGAACGGGCGGCCACATGGGCGGCGATGGTGAGCGATCTGACGCGCGGTCGGGTGCAACTGGCGGAGCAGATCAAGCGCGCGACCTAG